A region from the Altererythrobacter sp. H2 genome encodes:
- the rpsH gene encoding 30S ribosomal protein S8 yields MALTDPLGDMLTRIRNGQRAKKDSVLSPASKLRANVLEVLQREGYIRGYSEDATGKHPALRIELKYFEGEPAIKHVARVSKPGRRVYSGSKELPVIRNGLGITIVSTPRGVLSDAEARAQNVGGEVLAEVF; encoded by the coding sequence ATGGCATTGACCGATCCCCTGGGTGATATGCTCACCCGTATCCGCAACGGCCAGCGGGCGAAGAAGGACTCCGTCCTTTCGCCGGCCAGCAAACTGCGTGCAAACGTGCTCGAAGTGCTCCAGCGTGAAGGCTACATCCGTGGCTACAGCGAAGACGCTACCGGCAAGCACCCGGCGCTGCGGATTGAACTGAAGTATTTCGAGGGCGAGCCTGCAATCAAGCATGTCGCCCGCGTCTCCAAGCCTGGCCGCCGGGTCTATTCGGGTTCGAAAGAACTTCCGGTGATCCGTAACGGCCTGGGCATCACCATCGTCTCGACCCCGCGCGGGGTGCTCTCGGATGCCGAGGCCCGTGCGCAGAACGTCGGTGGCGAAGTGCTGGCGGAGGTGTTCTGA
- the rplF gene encoding 50S ribosomal protein L6, whose product MSRIGKRPVAIPGGVTASIENGTLSVKGAKGTLTLGLSDLVEYKLEDGQISITPANDTKAARSHWGMQRTMVANLVEGVTDGFTKVLVIKGVGYRASSQGKTLKLQLGYSHDVDLDVPEGLEVKTPDQTTVEISGIDKQAVGQFAAEIRRWRKPEPYKGKGIAYRGEYIFRKEGKKK is encoded by the coding sequence ATGAGCCGCATTGGCAAAAGACCCGTTGCGATCCCGGGCGGTGTTACCGCCTCGATCGAAAACGGTACGCTGAGCGTGAAGGGTGCCAAGGGCACGCTGACCCTCGGTCTGTCCGACCTGGTCGAGTACAAGCTGGAAGACGGCCAGATTTCGATCACACCGGCGAACGACACCAAGGCTGCCCGCAGCCATTGGGGTATGCAGCGCACCATGGTCGCTAACCTGGTCGAAGGCGTCACTGACGGTTTCACCAAGGTGCTGGTGATCAAGGGTGTGGGTTACCGTGCAAGCTCGCAGGGCAAGACCCTGAAGCTGCAGCTCGGTTATTCGCATGATGTCGACCTCGATGTGCCGGAAGGCCTCGAAGTGAAGACTCCGGACCAGACCACCGTGGAGATTTCCGGCATCGACAAGCAGGCCGTTGGCCAGTTTGCCGCCGAAATCCGCCGCTGGCGCAAGCCTGAGCCCTACAAGGGCAAGGGCATTGCCTATCGCGGCGAGTACATCTTCCGCAAGGAAGGGAAGAAGAAGTAA
- the rplR gene encoding 50S ribosomal protein L18: MAKLSLFERRRRRVRTALRNRAGGRPRLSVHRTGKHIYAQVIDDAAGKTLAAASTLGAASSGANVAAAAQVGRDIAAAAKQAGVTTVVFDRGGFLFHGRVKALADAAREGGLEF, from the coding sequence ATGGCAAAGCTTTCCCTCTTCGAACGTCGCCGTCGCCGCGTGCGCACGGCACTCCGCAACCGGGCCGGTGGTCGGCCGCGCCTGTCGGTGCATCGCACCGGCAAGCACATCTACGCGCAGGTCATCGATGACGCTGCCGGCAAGACGCTGGCCGCTGCTTCGACCCTTGGCGCCGCGAGCTCGGGCGCGAACGTTGCTGCTGCCGCACAGGTGGGCAGGGACATCGCGGCTGCTGCAAAGCAGGCCGGCGTCACTACCGTCGTGTTCGATCGCGGCGGCTTCCTGTTCCATGGCCGCGTCAAGGCGCTGGCCGACGCCGCCCGCGAAGGCGGGCTGGAGTTCTGA
- the rpsE gene encoding 30S ribosomal protein S5, with translation MMADENNTENTAGQAPVVDNAGETPVANLAPSEAGESQSPAGGDPSEPRRGRGRGGGGGDNRGGGGDRGRGRGGRRDDRRGGREEEDDGIIEKLVHINRVSKTVKGGKRFGFAALVVVGDGSGRVGFGHGKAREVPEAITKATAAARKKMIRVPLKEGRTLHHDGNGRFGAGKVTVRSAPPGTGIIAGGPMRAVFESLGVADVVTKSVGTSNPYNMIRATFDALVNQTSPKSVAQRRGKKIADLLGRGGASAAEAEADAAALVE, from the coding sequence ATGATGGCTGACGAAAACAACACCGAAAACACCGCCGGTCAGGCGCCCGTGGTCGATAACGCCGGTGAGACGCCGGTGGCCAATCTTGCTCCCAGCGAGGCTGGCGAAAGCCAGTCGCCTGCCGGTGGCGATCCGTCGGAACCCCGCCGTGGCCGTGGCCGTGGCGGCGGTGGCGGCGATAACCGTGGTGGTGGTGGTGACCGCGGCCGTGGTCGTGGTGGTCGCCGTGATGACCGCCGTGGTGGTCGTGAGGAAGAAGACGACGGCATCATTGAGAAGCTGGTCCACATCAACCGCGTCTCCAAGACGGTCAAGGGCGGCAAGCGCTTCGGTTTTGCGGCGCTGGTCGTGGTTGGCGACGGGTCGGGTCGGGTCGGTTTCGGCCACGGCAAGGCACGCGAAGTGCCTGAAGCGATCACCAAGGCAACCGCTGCGGCCCGCAAGAAGATGATCCGCGTTCCGCTCAAGGAAGGCCGCACGCTTCACCATGACGGCAACGGCCGCTTTGGTGCAGGCAAGGTGACCGTGCGTTCGGCTCCTCCGGGTACCGGCATCATCGCCGGTGGTCCGATGCGCGCCGTGTTCGAGAGCCTGGGCGTGGCAGACGTGGTGACCAAGTCGGTCGGCACCAGCAACCCCTACAACATGATCCGCGCCACCTTCGACGCGCTCGTCAACCAGACTTCGCCGAAGTCGGTTGCGCAGCGTCGCGGCAAGAAGATCGCGGACCTGCTCGGTCGCGGTGGCGCCAGTGCAGCCGAGGCGGAAGCTGACGCTGCCGCCCTGGTGGAGTAA
- the rpmD gene encoding 50S ribosomal protein L30, whose protein sequence is MADSKTITIKQIGSPIRRPAVQRQILIGLGLNKMHKVVVRQDTPEVRGAIAKVPHLVQVID, encoded by the coding sequence ATGGCTGACAGCAAGACCATTACGATCAAGCAGATCGGTTCGCCGATCCGCCGCCCGGCCGTCCAACGCCAGATCCTGATCGGGCTCGGCCTGAACAAGATGCATAAGGTGGTGGTCCGCCAGGACACCCCCGAGGTCCGCGGCGCCATTGCCAAGGTCCCGCACCTGGTCCAGGTGATCGACTGA
- the rplO gene encoding 50S ribosomal protein L15, which translates to MKLTDLRDNPGARKTSVRVGRGIGSGKGKTAGRGQKGQKARSGVAVNGFEGGQMPLHMRLPKRGFNNPFGKDYAEVNLGMVQKFIEAGKLDGTAVVDHAALKAAGLARGGKDGVRLLAKGDLTDKVKFLVAGASKGAVAAVEKAGGSVEVIELGAPEHEKKAARREANREASKAKKAG; encoded by the coding sequence ATGAAACTGACTGACCTCCGCGACAATCCCGGTGCCCGCAAGACCAGCGTTCGCGTTGGCCGTGGTATCGGCTCGGGCAAGGGCAAGACCGCAGGCCGCGGCCAGAAGGGCCAGAAGGCGCGTTCCGGCGTGGCCGTCAACGGCTTCGAGGGCGGCCAGATGCCGCTCCACATGCGCCTGCCGAAGCGCGGCTTCAACAACCCGTTTGGTAAGGATTATGCCGAAGTGAACCTGGGCATGGTCCAGAAGTTCATCGAAGCGGGCAAGCTCGACGGCACTGCTGTGGTCGACCATGCGGCGCTCAAGGCCGCTGGCCTGGCCCGTGGTGGCAAGGATGGCGTGCGCCTGCTCGCCAAGGGTGATCTGACTGACAAGGTCAAGTTCCTCGTTGCCGGTGCCTCGAAGGGCGCAGTGGCCGCTGTTGAGAAGGCTGGCGGTTCGGTCGAAGTGATCGAGCTTGGCGCGCCTGAGCACGAAAAGAAAGCGGCTCGCCGCGAGGCCAATCGCGAGGCCAGCAAGGCCAAGAAGGCCGGCTAA
- the secY gene encoding preprotein translocase subunit SecY: protein MASRADNVASNLSLANFSKATELKNRIWFTIGALIVFRFLSFIPLPGVNPLVLETLYDQARGGILDMFNMFSGGSLERMSLIALGVMPYITASIVVQMAAALHPTLAALKKEGATGRQKLNQYTRYGTVFLCVIQGWFLAAGLEAYGAQSGLQAVVQPGYMFRVGAVISLVGGTMFLLWLGEQITSRGIGNGVSLIIMAGIVAQFPSFTGNMFSGYSEGSIGTPIVIGFIAMIVILILVISYFERAQRRLLIQYPKRATQKGMMQADRSHLPLKLNTAGVIPPIFASSLLLLPLTISQFAGNTVNTDSTFGGAIVWLNQYLAHGQPIYMTLYAIGIIFFCFFYTAVVFNPEETAENLKKNGGFIPGIRPGKRTSDYLDYVLTRITVIGAIYLTLVCVVPEYMIAQTGIPLFLGGTSLLIVVNVTVDTISQIQSHMLAHQYGDLIKKAKLKGRMR, encoded by the coding sequence ATGGCATCACGCGCCGATAACGTTGCGAGCAATCTGAGCCTCGCCAACTTCTCCAAAGCCACCGAGTTGAAGAACCGGATCTGGTTCACCATCGGTGCGCTGATCGTTTTCCGCTTCCTCAGTTTCATTCCGCTCCCCGGGGTCAACCCGCTGGTGCTGGAAACGCTGTATGACCAGGCGCGCGGCGGCATCCTCGACATGTTCAACATGTTCTCGGGCGGCAGCCTTGAGCGGATGAGTCTCATCGCGCTCGGCGTCATGCCTTACATTACTGCCTCGATCGTGGTGCAGATGGCGGCCGCGCTCCATCCCACGCTGGCGGCGCTCAAGAAAGAGGGCGCAACCGGGCGGCAGAAGCTCAACCAGTACACCCGCTATGGCACGGTTTTCCTGTGCGTGATCCAGGGCTGGTTCCTCGCTGCGGGCCTTGAGGCCTATGGCGCGCAGAGCGGGCTTCAGGCCGTGGTCCAGCCGGGCTACATGTTCCGTGTTGGCGCGGTGATCAGCCTGGTTGGTGGCACCATGTTCCTCCTTTGGCTGGGTGAGCAGATCACCAGCCGGGGGATCGGCAACGGTGTTTCGCTGATCATCATGGCGGGTATTGTCGCCCAGTTCCCGAGCTTTACCGGCAACATGTTCAGCGGTTACAGCGAAGGCTCGATCGGGACCCCGATCGTGATCGGCTTCATCGCCATGATCGTGATCCTGATCCTGGTGATCAGCTATTTCGAGCGTGCCCAGCGGCGCTTGCTGATCCAGTATCCGAAGCGCGCGACGCAAAAGGGCATGATGCAGGCTGACCGCAGCCATCTGCCGCTCAAGCTCAACACGGCTGGCGTGATCCCGCCGATCTTCGCCAGTTCGCTGCTCCTGCTGCCTCTGACCATCAGTCAGTTTGCCGGCAATACGGTCAACACGGACTCGACCTTCGGCGGCGCGATCGTCTGGCTGAACCAGTACCTCGCCCATGGCCAGCCGATCTATATGACGCTCTATGCCATCGGCATCATCTTCTTCTGCTTCTTCTACACGGCCGTGGTATTCAACCCGGAAGAAACGGCGGAGAACCTGAAGAAGAACGGCGGGTTCATCCCCGGCATCCGTCCGGGCAAACGCACTTCCGATTATCTCGATTACGTTCTGACCCGCATCACCGTGATTGGTGCCATCTATCTGACGCTTGTCTGCGTGGTGCCGGAATACATGATCGCCCAGACCGGCATTCCGTTGTTCCTTGGCGGCACCAGCCTGCTGATCGTGGTCAACGTTACGGTCGACACCATCAGCCAGATCCAGTCACACATGCTGGCACACCAGTACGGCGACCTGATCAAGAAGGCGAAGCTCAAGGGGCGGATGCGCTAG
- a CDS encoding adenylate kinase, giving the protein MNIILLGPPGAGKGTQSAMLVEERGMRQLSTGDMLRAAVKAETEVGLRAKAVMERGELVSDEIVSALIDAELAAMGPETGAIFDGYPRTEAQARALDEILASHDRQLDFVIELEVDEDALVDRITGRFTCARCGEGYHDRYKLPRQEGTCDKCGSHEFKRRPDDNEETVRTRMAEYRAKTAPILPLYDARGIVRRVDGMAAIDAVKQGVDAILD; this is encoded by the coding sequence ATGAACATCATTCTGTTGGGCCCTCCGGGTGCAGGCAAGGGCACGCAGTCAGCGATGCTGGTCGAGGAGCGCGGCATGCGCCAGCTTTCCACCGGCGATATGCTGCGCGCTGCGGTCAAGGCAGAGACCGAGGTTGGCCTCCGGGCCAAGGCCGTGATGGAGCGCGGCGAACTGGTGTCAGACGAGATCGTCTCCGCCCTGATTGACGCCGAACTGGCCGCCATGGGTCCGGAAACCGGCGCGATCTTTGACGGTTACCCGCGGACCGAGGCGCAGGCCCGCGCGCTTGACGAAATCCTCGCCAGTCACGACCGCCAGCTCGACTTCGTGATCGAGCTGGAAGTGGACGAGGATGCCCTGGTTGACCGGATCACTGGCCGTTTCACCTGCGCCCGCTGCGGCGAGGGTTACCATGACCGCTACAAGCTGCCGCGTCAGGAAGGCACCTGCGACAAGTGCGGCAGCCACGAATTCAAGCGCCGTCCGGACGATAACGAAGAAACCGTCCGCACCCGCATGGCCGAATACCGCGCCAAGACCGCGCCCATCCTGCCGCTTTATGACGCCCGCGGAATTGTTCGGCGGGTGGATGGCATGGCAGCCATCGATGCGGTGAAGCAGGGCGTCGATGCCATCCTCGATTGA
- a CDS encoding SRPBCC family protein: MTFRTLLATCAALVLSVPAMAEVVQQAPDGFTTRDSVVVKGTPFDVWQTLIAPAGWWNKAHTWSGNPENLYISAQANGCFCELLPPPEGAPETIRRGSAQHMTVVQADPGRVLRMRGGLGPLQSEPAEGVLTIALAPAEGGTRIVWEYVVGGAMRYEVPVIAKAVDGVMSEQLRGLAKALGAVEVQGKTEGENENEKENPGEAEGGPAGKSEAKPSTTAKPAPPAEGKDAKSPKPKVEDAFEDLAGEE; the protein is encoded by the coding sequence ATGACCTTCCGCACTCTGCTGGCCACCTGCGCCGCGCTCGTCCTGTCCGTTCCCGCCATGGCTGAAGTGGTCCAGCAGGCACCCGATGGCTTCACCACGCGTGACAGCGTGGTGGTGAAGGGTACCCCTTTCGATGTGTGGCAGACGCTGATTGCCCCCGCCGGGTGGTGGAACAAGGCGCACACCTGGTCCGGCAACCCGGAAAACCTCTACATCAGCGCGCAGGCTAATGGATGTTTCTGTGAACTCCTTCCGCCGCCAGAGGGCGCGCCGGAAACCATTCGGCGGGGCAGCGCCCAGCACATGACCGTGGTCCAGGCGGACCCTGGCAGGGTCTTGCGGATGCGCGGCGGGTTGGGGCCCCTCCAGAGCGAGCCCGCCGAGGGCGTGCTGACCATCGCGTTGGCCCCTGCGGAGGGCGGCACACGGATCGTGTGGGAATACGTCGTCGGCGGTGCGATGCGTTACGAAGTGCCGGTTATTGCCAAGGCAGTCGACGGTGTCATGAGCGAGCAGCTGCGCGGCCTAGCGAAGGCGCTTGGGGCAGTCGAGGTCCAAGGCAAGACCGAGGGCGAGAACGAGAACGAGAAGGAGAACCCGGGCGAAGCTGAGGGAGGGCCGGCCGGGAAGTCAGAGGCCAAGCCTTCCACCACAGCCAAACCGGCGCCACCGGCTGAAGGCAAGGATGCCAAATCTCCGAAACCCAAGGTGGAAGACGCCTTCGAGGATCTGGCCGGCGAGGAATGA
- a CDS encoding tyrosine-type recombinase/integrase: protein MPRITKSFVESLPLPKGAPIFAWDDRVSGFGVKVLPSGKRKYILKYRTQGGRAGRQRWLGLGLHGSVTADQARALAQRALASIAEGGDPQAGRREAATLPTLADVWQRYERDHLGLRKASTQRNYRAIWDDRLGPAFGKHAVREIGRGAIDAFHKKLSATPYQANRTLALLSKLMNLAGAWEWREGTNPCRHISKFQERPRQRFLSVDEISSVQEATAKLLIQGKITVHAASILELLLLTGARSGELTGAQWDWVDWDRQIISLPDSKTGAKTIYLSKAAMGVLREQHARSHFQPYIFPGRLAGKHIHNLRKPWALICKEAGLDGVRVHDLRHTSASLALGSGVSLAIVGRLLGHTQAQTTLRYAHLDADPALQAADAIGQIVQRGRASNR from the coding sequence ATGCCGCGCATTACAAAATCCTTTGTCGAATCCTTACCTTTGCCCAAAGGCGCTCCGATCTTCGCCTGGGACGACCGGGTATCGGGGTTCGGTGTGAAGGTCTTACCCAGCGGTAAGCGCAAGTACATTCTCAAATACCGGACTCAGGGAGGACGTGCTGGAAGGCAGCGTTGGCTTGGTCTGGGACTGCATGGTTCGGTCACAGCAGATCAGGCCAGAGCACTGGCACAGCGTGCTCTTGCGTCAATTGCAGAAGGAGGTGATCCTCAAGCGGGTCGCAGGGAAGCGGCGACTCTTCCCACACTCGCTGACGTATGGCAGCGATATGAGCGGGACCATTTGGGACTCCGGAAAGCATCCACACAGCGCAACTACAGAGCGATCTGGGATGACCGCCTCGGGCCCGCATTTGGCAAACACGCGGTTCGAGAGATTGGCCGTGGGGCTATTGATGCCTTCCATAAGAAACTGTCGGCCACTCCTTATCAGGCCAATCGTACCCTTGCGCTGTTATCGAAGCTGATGAATCTGGCGGGTGCCTGGGAGTGGCGAGAGGGTACCAACCCCTGTCGGCACATCAGTAAATTTCAGGAACGTCCGCGGCAGCGGTTTCTCAGTGTGGACGAGATAAGCTCGGTGCAGGAAGCAACCGCCAAGCTGCTGATCCAAGGTAAAATCACTGTCCATGCGGCAAGTATCCTTGAGCTCCTTCTGCTAACTGGCGCTAGGTCGGGTGAATTGACCGGCGCACAGTGGGATTGGGTCGACTGGGATCGGCAAATAATCTCGTTGCCCGACAGCAAAACCGGAGCAAAGACAATCTACCTTTCGAAGGCGGCTATGGGAGTCCTCCGTGAGCAGCATGCTCGGTCGCATTTTCAGCCATATATCTTTCCCGGGCGGTTGGCTGGTAAGCACATCCACAATCTTCGCAAGCCATGGGCACTGATCTGTAAAGAGGCCGGCTTGGATGGTGTCCGTGTGCATGATCTACGGCATACCTCGGCAAGCCTGGCGCTTGGATCAGGTGTCAGCCTAGCCATCGTGGGGCGCCTGCTCGGGCATACCCAGGCCCAAACTACCTTGCGCTATGCGCACCTAGATGCGGATCCCGCGCTCCAGGCTGCTGATGCTATTGGTCAGATTGTTCAGCGAGGTCGCGCGTCAAATAGGTAA
- a CDS encoding AAA family ATPase: MQTYRQTFLLALGVGFFAGGTFGYVFFGDPVPGALVGGAIAFAVILGWSSYAERVATKRDAAQRKEILHMLADVGIGQQHGGQVERPKAKAPATVNDQAGEALTSLKEYEPGELIAGKYLVKRVIQGGMGRVYVVDYESKTIVLKAIRSDRGDLEQFAEEARTWVGIGRHDNIVSAQAVTDFAKRKDTAETLIRRHFIADCRVDYAKTAKDLEHATAALNRESDAVTAFREAARELRQRIRTHGPAAEVINNLIAAYLGHGELTINPVDGGYELQRHGTPISGVPSEGEKTAIAISYFLSSIEADNRKLKDVIVVVDDPVSSLDTKALNFACSLVRTRLEKAAQVFILTHNLQCMNEFRKAWKGKVRPAEGKVQTATFLFIDVAIPEGQRRRSSTIIEMSRLLREYDSEYHFLFSHVLRFVNEPDAYDDHGYMIPNVIRRVLDVFLAFKCPGGGGLPSQLDKLVSDYPALDRERLAGLERLTVFYGARVAYQDGAAAMLGRQSLREPICPVEAWSDLISAREWWCIFGVTYRPADPILLANLKLPYHAFSSAEGGATCFRSGCTNSVIDDAWVQLFAHSSQLLRLS; the protein is encoded by the coding sequence TTGCAGACCTATAGGCAGACCTTTCTCCTCGCTCTTGGTGTGGGATTCTTTGCGGGCGGCACGTTTGGGTACGTATTTTTTGGTGACCCAGTGCCAGGTGCCCTGGTGGGCGGAGCAATAGCGTTTGCTGTGATTCTGGGTTGGAGTTCCTACGCTGAGCGGGTTGCGACTAAGCGTGACGCGGCCCAACGGAAAGAGATCCTGCATATGCTTGCCGATGTGGGAATTGGCCAGCAGCATGGCGGCCAAGTGGAGCGGCCCAAAGCTAAAGCGCCCGCTACTGTAAATGACCAAGCTGGAGAGGCGCTGACGAGTCTTAAGGAATACGAGCCTGGAGAGCTTATTGCGGGAAAGTACCTAGTTAAGCGCGTAATTCAAGGAGGTATGGGGCGCGTCTATGTTGTTGATTATGAATCAAAGACCATCGTCCTGAAGGCCATTCGGTCAGATCGCGGAGACCTGGAGCAATTTGCCGAAGAGGCCCGTACTTGGGTAGGCATCGGCCGCCATGACAACATTGTATCCGCGCAAGCGGTAACCGACTTCGCGAAGCGCAAGGACACGGCTGAGACCTTGATCCGGCGGCACTTCATCGCCGACTGCCGTGTCGATTACGCGAAGACCGCGAAGGACTTGGAGCACGCGACCGCCGCGCTGAACAGAGAGTCAGACGCCGTCACGGCGTTTAGAGAGGCTGCGCGCGAGCTACGGCAGCGCATACGAACGCACGGCCCGGCCGCCGAAGTGATCAACAATTTGATAGCCGCTTACCTCGGCCACGGGGAGCTGACGATCAACCCCGTCGACGGGGGCTACGAGCTGCAACGGCATGGGACGCCCATCTCCGGCGTCCCCAGCGAAGGTGAAAAGACCGCCATCGCGATCTCCTACTTCCTGTCGTCGATCGAGGCTGACAACCGGAAGCTCAAAGACGTCATCGTGGTCGTCGACGATCCCGTGTCGAGCCTCGACACGAAAGCCTTGAACTTTGCGTGCTCACTCGTGCGAACACGCCTCGAGAAGGCCGCTCAAGTGTTCATTCTGACCCACAATCTTCAGTGCATGAATGAGTTTAGGAAAGCGTGGAAGGGCAAGGTGCGGCCCGCCGAGGGCAAGGTGCAGACAGCGACATTCCTTTTCATCGACGTCGCTATCCCGGAAGGGCAGCGGCGGCGCTCCTCGACAATTATCGAGATGTCGAGGCTGCTCCGTGAGTATGATTCTGAATACCACTTTCTCTTCAGCCACGTGCTCCGATTCGTGAACGAACCGGATGCATACGACGACCACGGCTACATGATACCCAACGTGATCCGCCGGGTGCTGGACGTGTTCCTCGCCTTCAAATGCCCAGGCGGCGGCGGTCTTCCAAGCCAGCTCGACAAGCTAGTAAGCGATTATCCGGCGCTGGACCGCGAGCGCCTCGCTGGGCTCGAACGGCTCACCGTCTTCTATGGGGCTCGCGTTGCTTACCAAGATGGTGCAGCTGCCATGCTTGGCCGCCAGTCGCTCCGCGAGCCCATATGCCCTGTCGAAGCCTGGTCTGATCTCATATCCGCCAGAGAATGGTGGTGCATATTCGGTGTCACCTATCGCCCAGCAGATCCGATATTGCTCGCGAACCTGAAGCTCCCTTACCACGCATTCAGCAGCGCGGAGGGCGGCGCCACTTGCTTCAGGAGCGGTTGCACGAATTCGGTGATAGACGATGCATGGGTACAGCTTTTCGCTCACAGCAGCCAGCTCCTGAGGTTAAGCTAG
- the folK gene encoding 2-amino-4-hydroxy-6-hydroxymethyldihydropteridine diphosphokinase: MAPATRPTLNRYLIGLGSNRPHHRHGGPVEVINAAKASLAGLGHVTAAAPTVGSAPLGPSLRRYANTVAVLETELAPPALLDRLKQIERSFGRRNGGQRWSSRVLDLDILLWSGGSHGSQALTIPHPRLRERRFVLGPALAVASDWRDPLTGLSLRQLHARLTRPRPLPKAAPWSGP, translated from the coding sequence ATGGCCCCGGCAACCCGCCCCACCCTGAACCGTTACCTGATCGGGCTCGGCTCCAACCGCCCGCACCATCGCCATGGCGGCCCCGTGGAAGTCATCAATGCTGCCAAGGCTAGTCTGGCAGGGCTCGGTCATGTCACCGCCGCAGCGCCAACAGTCGGCAGCGCACCACTCGGCCCGTCACTGCGGCGCTACGCCAACACCGTGGCCGTGCTGGAAACAGAGCTTGCCCCGCCCGCATTGCTGGATCGGCTCAAACAGATCGAGCGCAGCTTCGGTCGGCGGAACGGAGGGCAACGCTGGAGTTCGCGCGTGCTCGATCTCGATATCCTGCTGTGGTCGGGTGGCAGCCATGGTTCACAGGCCCTGACGATCCCCCATCCCCGGCTGCGCGAGCGCCGCTTCGTGCTCGGTCCGGCGCTGGCCGTGGCGAGCGACTGGCGCGATCCGCTCACCGGGCTCTCACTGCGCCAGCTTCACGCCCGCTTGACCCGCCCGCGCCCCCTGCCTAAGGCCGCCCCGTGGTCGGGCCCGTAG
- a CDS encoding uracil-DNA glycosylase, giving the protein MVLQMPLADSEPPHDCPLCPRLVALRRELEQEYPDWWNAPVPAWGDPAGWLAMVGLAPGKHGANRTGRPFTGDYAGDLLFATLAKFGFTRGSYESRVDDGFSLQGAIIINSVKCLPPQNKPTPAEIATCRRFLSRQVEELPQVRVYVALGRIAHDSFLTTQGLRKAAYPFGHAAQHELPDGRWLIDSYHCSRYNTQTGRLTAEMFEQVFEHALARRQMSSAIRP; this is encoded by the coding sequence ATGGTTTTGCAAATGCCCCTCGCGGACAGCGAGCCGCCGCACGATTGCCCGCTCTGCCCGCGTCTGGTGGCCCTGCGGCGGGAACTGGAGCAGGAATATCCCGACTGGTGGAATGCGCCGGTGCCGGCCTGGGGCGATCCCGCAGGGTGGCTGGCCATGGTCGGCCTGGCACCCGGCAAGCACGGGGCCAACCGCACCGGGCGGCCCTTTACGGGTGACTATGCGGGGGACCTGCTGTTCGCGACGCTGGCGAAATTCGGCTTCACCCGCGGCTCATACGAAAGCCGGGTCGATGACGGGTTTTCGCTGCAGGGCGCAATCATCATCAACTCGGTCAAGTGCCTGCCGCCGCAGAACAAGCCGACGCCAGCCGAAATCGCCACCTGCCGCCGGTTCCTTTCCCGGCAGGTGGAGGAACTGCCGCAGGTGCGGGTCTACGTGGCGCTCGGGCGGATTGCGCATGACAGCTTCCTGACCACGCAGGGCCTGCGCAAGGCAGCCTATCCGTTCGGCCACGCGGCGCAGCACGAACTGCCGGATGGGCGCTGGTTGATCGATTCCTATCACTGCAGCCGCTACAACACGCAGACCGGGCGGCTGACGGCCGAGATGTTCGAGCAGGTGTTCGAACACGCGCTGGCGCGGCGTCAGATGTCCTCGGCAATCCGCCCGTAG